In one Spirosoma rigui genomic region, the following are encoded:
- a CDS encoding 3-hydroxyacyl-CoA dehydrogenase — protein MNLQKATALVTGGASGLGEATVRMLAANGAQVIILDLNEERGQALATELGETVRFQKTDVTNEADVQAAVNLAVSTFGSLDITVNCAGIAEARKTIGKVDGVYGAHSLAVFQKVIAINLIGTFNVIRLAALAMEANAPGDKASGFEGERGVIINTASVAAYDGQMGQAAYSASKGGIVGMTLPIARDLARSGIRVMTIAPGLFETPLMQSLPEEARLSLGQQVPFPSRLGQPAEYALLVKSILENPMLNGEVIRLDGAIRMGPR, from the coding sequence ATGAATCTACAGAAAGCAACGGCCCTCGTTACCGGCGGGGCCTCCGGTCTGGGCGAAGCGACGGTCCGGATGCTGGCCGCCAACGGCGCACAGGTTATTATCCTCGACCTCAACGAGGAACGGGGCCAGGCGCTGGCTACGGAACTCGGCGAAACCGTCCGGTTCCAGAAAACCGACGTGACCAATGAAGCCGATGTACAGGCTGCCGTCAATCTGGCGGTTTCCACATTTGGCAGCCTCGACATTACCGTCAACTGCGCGGGTATTGCCGAAGCCCGCAAAACCATCGGTAAGGTCGACGGTGTATACGGTGCCCACTCCCTGGCGGTGTTTCAGAAAGTAATTGCCATTAACCTCATCGGTACGTTCAACGTGATCCGGCTGGCCGCACTGGCTATGGAAGCCAACGCCCCCGGCGACAAGGCCAGCGGTTTCGAAGGGGAACGGGGCGTCATCATCAACACGGCTTCCGTCGCGGCTTATGACGGCCAGATGGGTCAGGCGGCTTACTCAGCGTCGAAGGGGGGTATCGTGGGCATGACCCTGCCCATTGCCCGGGACCTGGCCCGGTCTGGTATCCGCGTTATGACTATTGCCCCCGGTCTGTTCGAAACGCCCCTGATGCAGAGCCTGCCCGAAGAAGCCCGGCTATCGCTGGGCCAGCAGGTGCCGTTCCCATCCCGCCTGGGTCAACCCGCCGAGTACGCTCTGCTGGTAAAATCCATCCTCGAAAACCCCATGCTGAACGGCGAAGTGATCCGGCTCGACGGTGCCATCCGGATGGGTCCCCGGTAA
- a CDS encoding FAD-dependent oxidoreductase, which produces MKQLVFLLLVIPFFVGAQPTTTVDVCVFGSTSAGVMAAYTAKKAGKSVILIEPGQHLGGLSAGGLGATDIGNKYAITGLARDFYRRIGRHYGKFEQWTFEPHVAEGIFRQYLNEAGVSTFFTYRLVSAQVTNNSIESITVKLAIPRDQEGKWVVYPPGYSPIKVIRAKQFIDCTYEGDLMAKAGVAYTVGREANSQYGETWNGVQLLDKHQFPDGVDPYVVPGKPESGLLYGISTARLAPNGSGDKSIQAYNYRMCLTDDPANRIAIARPAGYDSTKYELLLRQIAKHTPKELTWNLMHFVAMPNRKTDINNCGGFSTDMIGGNTDYADADYERRAAIIRDHEQYTKGLFYFIGHDPRMPKHLRDEMLQWGYPKDEYVDNDHFSPQLYIREARRMVGEYVMTQANCEGKAVVTDGVGMAAYTMDSHNCQRLVVVDKDGIPMVRNEGDVQVGGFPPYPVSYRALVPKRGSIRNLIVPVCLSASHIAYGSIRMEPVFMVLAQSAAVAACQAIDEKQAVQDINIKRLQARLAQNPLMDGSLPEILIDNDDTSHVQTRGAWLRETKGGKYGTSMLLDDGKSGTKSIRFRLPQNRPGRYQVYIYNPIQAGGGNPDKYDRQLDKASRVLVRLNTGNAVKQLKLDQQPQSNDWISLGEHQLTTGTTPYLELSNEGATGTVVADAVLFIPVKTTPASRRTTR; this is translated from the coding sequence ATGAAACAGCTGGTCTTTCTGCTTCTAGTAATTCCCTTTTTTGTAGGCGCCCAGCCGACCACAACGGTCGATGTGTGCGTATTTGGTAGTACGTCGGCGGGGGTTATGGCCGCCTATACAGCCAAGAAAGCGGGAAAGTCGGTCATATTGATCGAGCCGGGACAGCACCTTGGCGGCCTGTCGGCGGGCGGACTTGGGGCTACCGACATTGGCAATAAATACGCCATTACGGGACTGGCGCGGGACTTTTACCGGCGTATTGGCCGTCATTACGGTAAATTCGAACAATGGACCTTCGAGCCGCACGTAGCCGAAGGCATTTTCAGGCAGTACCTGAACGAAGCAGGTGTCAGCACCTTTTTCACCTACCGGCTGGTATCAGCCCAGGTCACGAACAATTCGATCGAGTCCATAACGGTCAAACTGGCTATTCCTCGCGACCAGGAGGGCAAATGGGTCGTTTATCCACCGGGTTACTCCCCGATCAAGGTTATTCGGGCGAAGCAGTTCATCGACTGCACCTACGAAGGTGACCTGATGGCAAAAGCGGGCGTAGCGTATACCGTTGGGCGCGAAGCCAATAGTCAGTATGGCGAAACCTGGAACGGGGTGCAGCTTCTCGACAAGCACCAGTTTCCGGATGGAGTCGATCCTTATGTTGTACCCGGTAAACCCGAAAGCGGACTGCTTTACGGTATAAGTACGGCCAGACTGGCGCCCAACGGTTCCGGTGATAAATCCATCCAGGCTTACAACTACCGCATGTGCCTGACCGATGACCCCGCTAACCGCATTGCCATTGCCCGCCCGGCTGGCTATGACTCCACGAAATACGAACTACTGTTGCGACAGATTGCGAAACACACGCCCAAGGAACTGACCTGGAACCTGATGCATTTTGTAGCGATGCCCAACCGCAAAACCGACATTAACAACTGCGGAGGCTTTTCAACGGACATGATCGGCGGTAACACGGACTATGCCGACGCAGACTATGAGCGACGGGCGGCTATTATCCGCGACCACGAACAGTATACAAAAGGTCTGTTTTATTTCATCGGCCACGACCCGCGAATGCCCAAACACCTGCGCGACGAAATGCTGCAGTGGGGCTATCCTAAAGACGAGTACGTCGACAACGACCATTTTTCTCCCCAGCTCTACATTCGCGAAGCCCGGCGTATGGTGGGTGAGTATGTGATGACGCAGGCTAACTGCGAGGGTAAAGCTGTTGTTACCGACGGGGTTGGCATGGCTGCCTATACCATGGATTCGCACAACTGCCAGCGGCTGGTTGTCGTCGATAAAGACGGTATCCCGATGGTACGTAACGAAGGGGATGTGCAGGTGGGCGGCTTCCCACCCTATCCCGTCAGTTACCGGGCGCTGGTTCCCAAACGGGGCTCTATCCGGAATCTGATCGTACCCGTTTGCCTGTCGGCCAGCCACATCGCCTACGGTTCAATACGTATGGAGCCGGTATTCATGGTACTGGCGCAGTCGGCGGCCGTAGCAGCCTGCCAGGCCATCGATGAAAAACAAGCGGTGCAGGATATCAACATCAAAAGACTCCAGGCCCGGCTGGCGCAGAACCCACTCATGGATGGCAGCTTGCCCGAAATTCTGATCGACAACGACGATACCAGCCATGTGCAGACAAGAGGGGCCTGGCTCCGCGAAACCAAAGGCGGTAAATACGGCACGTCAATGCTGCTGGACGATGGAAAAAGTGGGACAAAATCTATTCGGTTCAGGCTCCCCCAAAACCGGCCTGGCCGTTACCAGGTTTACATTTATAATCCCATTCAGGCGGGGGGCGGCAACCCGGACAAGTACGACCGGCAACTCGACAAGGCCAGTCGGGTATTGGTGCGACTCAACACCGGCAACGCCGTGAAGCAGCTAAAGCTCGACCAGCAGCCACAGTCTAACGACTGGATCAGCCTGGGCGAACACCAGCTCACGACCGGCACAACTCCCTATCTTGAGCTGAGCAACGAAGGCGCAACGGGTACCGTCGTGGCCGACGCCGTCCTGTTTATTCCCGTAAAAACGACACCTGCCTCTCGGCGTACAACGCGGTAG
- a CDS encoding TonB-dependent receptor has protein sequence MKKSTQRIFTFFAVFCLGVLSSTLVSAQGVRGRVTDATTGAGLPGVTVVAVGGTTGTSTDANGDYALSLGAGSYTLRASFVGFQSVTAPAQVSGSETATVNFSLKEQLATLNEVVVVGSRSTQARTSTETVAPVDVIQSRDLVATGQVEPTQQLNFVAPSFNSSRQTIADGTDHIDPASIRGLGPDQVLVLLNGKRQHNTALININGTVGRGSVGTDLNAIPSAAIERIEVLRDGASSQYGSDAIAGVINLRLKERPGTSVNAQIGQQYAGDGEVAQIGINQGFKLKKDGFLSLTGEFRHRGATNRAGDYTGPVYVNWNAGRNTVNGVPETDAAYIARRQGLYNQDQALIQQNGFDRSRNIQAGNSRVENAGFFLNARVPLSAKASFYATGGLNYRRGVASGLYRYPYQTTQVIPELYPSGFLPNIQSTINDQSLLVGVNGESNGWRWDISNVYGGNSFRFDVTNSNNASLQYLGTANNPTSFYAGTLSFYQNTADASAAKDFGSRLGLKTFNVAVGLNYRNDRYGIRPGEAASYLNFSPQSGKVGGAQVFPGYQPANAVRATRDVYGAYVDIETDLTDRLLVNTAGRYEYYSDFGGNVAGKLAARYKFGDAFSLRGTISNGFRAPSLHQRYFSAVSTVFVSTGQGLEPRQTGTYRNDSPIAQAFGVPPLTAEQSTNYSLGITSRPLANLSITVDAYQIDIRNRIIYSNQFNRGTSGAGLIVANILNGAGQQDVNAAQFFANAVNTRTQGLDVVIATSPRLSTGTLDITLAANVNRTQVRGEVQRPANLPADAQLGNALFNRQDSARLTLAQPKNKISLTGNYRLRKIGAVLRFTHFGEVVSYDPVNPALDETFSPRLVTDASVSFRLVPTVTMTLGANNLFDVYPDKLKKNLYATPERFGTAVQDNSSFGRFVYSRSATQFGANGGYYFLNVSATF, from the coding sequence ATGAAAAAATCTACACAGCGAATCTTTACTTTTTTTGCCGTTTTCTGCCTGGGTGTGCTGTCTAGTACCCTGGTGTCGGCGCAGGGTGTGCGCGGTCGCGTCACTGACGCTACGACGGGGGCCGGGCTTCCGGGCGTAACGGTTGTGGCCGTGGGCGGCACAACGGGTACCTCAACCGATGCCAATGGCGATTACGCCCTGTCCCTTGGCGCGGGATCCTACACGCTACGCGCCAGCTTCGTGGGTTTTCAGTCGGTTACGGCACCGGCTCAGGTGAGTGGCTCGGAAACGGCGACGGTCAATTTCTCGCTGAAAGAACAACTGGCTACGCTGAATGAAGTAGTCGTGGTAGGCTCACGTTCGACGCAGGCGCGTACGAGTACGGAAACCGTTGCCCCGGTCGATGTGATTCAGTCGCGCGATCTGGTGGCAACGGGTCAGGTAGAGCCGACCCAGCAACTTAATTTCGTAGCCCCTTCGTTCAACTCATCCCGCCAGACCATCGCCGACGGAACAGACCACATCGACCCGGCTTCCATCCGGGGCCTCGGTCCCGATCAGGTACTGGTTCTGCTGAATGGCAAGCGGCAGCACAATACGGCGCTCATCAACATCAACGGAACGGTTGGCCGCGGCTCGGTGGGTACCGACCTCAACGCGATTCCATCGGCGGCTATTGAGCGCATTGAAGTGCTGCGGGACGGGGCATCGTCGCAGTACGGTTCCGACGCTATTGCGGGCGTGATCAACCTGCGGCTCAAAGAGCGACCCGGCACGAGTGTCAACGCGCAGATTGGTCAGCAGTATGCGGGTGATGGCGAGGTAGCCCAGATCGGGATTAACCAGGGATTCAAGTTGAAAAAAGACGGTTTTCTGAGCCTCACGGGCGAGTTCCGGCATCGGGGTGCTACCAACCGGGCGGGTGATTATACCGGCCCCGTGTATGTGAACTGGAATGCAGGACGTAATACGGTGAACGGCGTTCCTGAAACCGACGCGGCTTATATTGCCCGTCGCCAGGGCCTTTACAACCAGGATCAGGCCCTGATTCAGCAAAATGGGTTCGACCGGTCGCGCAATATACAGGCGGGCAACTCACGGGTCGAAAACGCCGGCTTTTTTCTGAATGCACGGGTACCGCTCAGCGCCAAAGCAAGTTTCTACGCTACCGGCGGACTAAACTACCGGCGGGGTGTGGCCTCCGGCCTGTATCGGTATCCTTACCAGACAACGCAGGTTATCCCCGAGCTTTACCCCAGTGGGTTTTTGCCCAATATTCAGTCAACGATCAATGACCAGTCGCTGCTCGTAGGTGTCAACGGTGAGTCGAACGGCTGGCGGTGGGACATCAGCAATGTATACGGCGGTAACTCCTTCCGGTTCGATGTTACCAATAGCAACAACGCATCGCTACAATACCTGGGTACGGCCAACAACCCAACGAGTTTTTATGCCGGTACGCTGAGTTTTTATCAGAATACGGCCGATGCCAGCGCGGCCAAAGATTTTGGGAGCCGGCTTGGGTTGAAAACGTTCAACGTAGCGGTGGGCCTCAACTACCGGAATGACCGCTACGGTATCCGGCCGGGCGAAGCGGCTTCGTACCTCAACTTCAGTCCGCAGTCGGGTAAGGTAGGGGGCGCGCAGGTATTTCCGGGCTATCAACCGGCCAACGCCGTTCGGGCAACGCGGGATGTCTACGGGGCTTATGTCGATATTGAAACAGACCTGACTGATCGGCTGCTCGTCAATACGGCGGGCCGTTATGAATACTACAGCGATTTTGGCGGAAACGTGGCTGGCAAGCTGGCGGCCCGCTACAAGTTTGGCGATGCCTTCTCGCTGCGGGGCACGATCAGCAACGGCTTCCGCGCTCCGAGTTTGCACCAGCGGTATTTCAGCGCGGTCAGTACCGTATTCGTGTCGACAGGGCAGGGGCTGGAACCCCGGCAAACGGGTACCTACCGCAATGATAGTCCCATAGCGCAGGCGTTTGGCGTACCCCCGCTCACGGCCGAACAGTCAACGAACTATAGCCTGGGTATTACGTCGCGGCCACTGGCTAACCTGAGCATTACCGTCGATGCCTACCAGATCGACATCCGGAACCGGATCATTTACAGCAATCAGTTCAACCGGGGTACGAGCGGAGCGGGCCTGATTGTGGCCAATATTCTGAATGGGGCGGGGCAGCAGGATGTGAACGCAGCGCAGTTCTTTGCCAATGCGGTCAACACCCGCACGCAGGGACTCGACGTAGTGATTGCCACCAGTCCCCGCCTGTCGACGGGTACGCTGGACATTACGCTGGCGGCCAACGTGAACCGGACGCAGGTGCGGGGCGAGGTTCAGCGGCCAGCCAATTTACCGGCTGATGCTCAGTTGGGTAATGCCCTTTTCAACCGGCAGGACAGCGCCCGCCTGACGCTGGCTCAGCCCAAAAACAAGATTTCGCTGACCGGTAATTACCGCCTGCGGAAGATCGGTGCCGTGCTTCGGTTCACGCATTTTGGTGAAGTTGTGAGTTACGATCCTGTCAATCCCGCGCTGGACGAAACGTTCAGCCCCCGGCTCGTAACCGATGCCAGCGTATCGTTCCGGCTTGTCCCTACGGTGACGATGACCCTCGGTGCCAACAACCTCTTCGACGTCTACCCCGACAAGTTAAAGAAGAACCTGTATGCTACTCCCGAGCGATTCGGTACGGCGGTGCAGGACAATTCGTCCTTCGGTCGGTTTGTTTACAGCCGGAGCGCAACCCAGTTTGGTGCCAACGGCGGCTACTACTTTCTGAACGTATCGGCTACTTTTTGA
- a CDS encoding YjjG family noncanonical pyrimidine nucleotidase, with product MKYRHLFFDLDHTLWDFDRNSAESITELFDTFRLADAGIASAAEFSTHFIAINRQLWADYDRNIITHGYIRENRFPMVFKSLGVDASLIQADLNAEYLNILPRKPHLLESAREVLDYLKGRYTMHIITNGFAEIQAVKMDSAEIAHYFTHVITNGLVDAKKPDPAIFNYAMEVSGANVAESLMIGDSYGADILGAKGVGMDTVFYNTAGLVVEDKPTYDIRHWSELMAIL from the coding sequence ATGAAATACCGCCACTTATTCTTCGACCTCGACCACACGCTCTGGGACTTCGACCGGAACTCAGCGGAGTCGATCACTGAACTCTTCGACACGTTCCGGCTGGCCGACGCGGGCATTGCGTCGGCGGCTGAGTTCAGCACCCACTTCATTGCCATCAACCGACAGCTGTGGGCCGACTACGACCGGAATATCATCACGCACGGCTACATCCGGGAAAACCGCTTCCCGATGGTTTTCAAATCGCTGGGGGTCGATGCGTCGTTGATTCAGGCCGATCTGAATGCCGAATACCTGAACATCCTGCCCCGCAAACCGCACCTGCTGGAATCAGCGCGCGAAGTGCTGGACTACCTGAAAGGCCGGTATACCATGCACATTATTACCAACGGGTTTGCCGAAATTCAGGCCGTAAAAATGGATAGCGCCGAGATAGCGCACTATTTTACCCACGTCATCACCAACGGTCTTGTCGATGCCAAGAAGCCGGACCCGGCCATATTCAACTATGCCATGGAAGTTAGTGGGGCCAACGTAGCCGAAAGTCTGATGATTGGCGACAGCTACGGGGCCGACATTTTGGGAGCCAAGGGCGTTGGAATGGATACCGTTTTTTACAACACGGCCGGGCTGGTTGTGGAGGATAAGCCCACCTACGACATTCGCCACTGGAGTGAACTGATGGCTATTCTTTAG
- a CDS encoding class I SAM-dependent methyltransferase, with protein sequence MQLTISPENPLEWLALRANLAPIPLLHAQIMPVLAKAVLEAADKGVFDAAKDGPQTLDDLVRTLGLNRKALGELMGLLTAMGYFTYQNERFDLTRMARRFALKDDPQSVHGMMVFNNRVMWDWMSQLGNYLETGQGVQYHETLSAEQWRYYQEGMVAATSTEAREFGRRAPVPKSATRMLDIGGSHGQHSVALCKKLSALTSTILDLQPAIEQAAPLLARQGMGDRVQHQVGNALSDDFGDAQYDIILLSSLAHHFTAEQNQLVTNKVARALRPGGVFIVNEFIKPAVGQKPELVGSSTDLFYGLSSTAGNYSIAEIQEWQQRAGLKSHKVVSYRTLPGRAMVVAKK encoded by the coding sequence ATGCAACTCACCATCTCCCCCGAAAACCCGCTCGAATGGCTTGCCCTCCGCGCCAACCTGGCACCCATTCCGCTCCTGCACGCTCAAATCATGCCAGTGCTGGCCAAAGCCGTACTCGAAGCCGCTGACAAGGGTGTTTTTGATGCGGCTAAAGATGGCCCTCAAACGCTCGATGACCTCGTCCGTACGCTCGGACTGAATCGCAAAGCGCTGGGCGAGCTGATGGGGCTATTGACCGCCATGGGCTACTTCACCTACCAGAACGAACGCTTCGACCTGACGCGCATGGCCCGGCGGTTTGCGCTTAAAGATGACCCACAGTCGGTGCATGGTATGATGGTATTTAATAACCGGGTTATGTGGGACTGGATGAGCCAGTTGGGGAATTACCTCGAAACGGGGCAGGGCGTGCAGTACCACGAGACATTGTCGGCCGAGCAGTGGCGCTACTACCAGGAAGGAATGGTTGCCGCCACCAGCACCGAAGCCCGGGAATTTGGCCGACGGGCCCCCGTTCCCAAATCGGCCACCCGCATGCTCGACATCGGTGGTTCGCACGGGCAGCATTCAGTGGCGCTGTGCAAAAAACTATCAGCCCTCACCTCAACCATCCTTGACCTGCAACCCGCCATTGAGCAGGCCGCGCCCTTGCTGGCCCGCCAGGGCATGGGCGACCGGGTGCAACACCAGGTGGGCAATGCCCTGTCCGACGATTTTGGCGACGCCCAGTATGATATTATCCTGCTGTCAAGTCTGGCGCACCACTTCACGGCCGAACAAAACCAGTTGGTGACCAACAAAGTAGCCCGGGCCTTGCGGCCGGGAGGTGTGTTTATTGTCAATGAATTTATCAAACCGGCAGTGGGCCAGAAGCCCGAACTGGTAGGCAGCAGCACCGACTTATTTTATGGATTGAGCAGTACGGCGGGTAACTATTCTATTGCCGAAATTCAGGAGTGGCAACAGCGGGCGGGCCTGAAATCGCATAAAGTGGTGAGCTATCGCACACTGCCGGGCCGCGCTATGGTTGTTGCAAAGAAATAA
- a CDS encoding ScyD/ScyE family protein — MRTKLLSLVSLFSLLLTTSCLDHRELASPSQLQVQDFASRLAAPLGMAIDNKGWIWVTEVAAGRVSVITPDGKSYPVITGFSVALSPENTPDGLNHLAYKDGVLYILHGVDEKLYKANVASFKPGDQPLTVNQLDSEPIGQFVLNYQFAQDTDDSNLYNLTFGPNGDLYIADAGANAIIRRTKTGELSVFATFPNIQNPTNVGPPFIQVVPTGIVFDGTKFLVTNLVGYPFPAGLSKIYQVDTNGTVSVYKDGFTSLVDIILGADKRPIVVSVAEFGAQGPTPNTGKILSTVGGQTTTLLQGLNLPTSIVGGAANTYYFSSLVDGTVKKITY; from the coding sequence ATGCGCACAAAACTGCTAAGCCTCGTTTCGTTGTTTTCACTGCTGTTAACAACGAGTTGTCTCGATCACCGCGAACTGGCCAGCCCCAGCCAGCTACAGGTACAGGATTTTGCTTCCCGGTTAGCCGCTCCGCTCGGTATGGCTATCGACAATAAAGGCTGGATCTGGGTAACCGAAGTAGCAGCAGGCCGGGTATCCGTAATTACCCCTGACGGGAAATCGTACCCCGTTATTACGGGATTCAGCGTAGCCCTCAGCCCCGAAAACACACCCGATGGCCTGAATCACCTGGCGTATAAGGATGGTGTGCTGTATATTCTGCACGGTGTCGATGAGAAACTGTATAAAGCCAATGTCGCTTCATTCAAACCCGGCGATCAGCCTCTGACGGTCAACCAGCTGGATAGCGAACCCATTGGTCAATTTGTGCTGAACTACCAATTCGCGCAAGACACCGACGATTCGAACCTCTACAACTTAACGTTTGGGCCCAACGGGGATCTGTATATTGCCGATGCGGGTGCCAATGCCATTATCCGCCGGACAAAAACGGGCGAACTTAGCGTATTTGCTACGTTCCCGAATATCCAGAATCCAACGAACGTTGGTCCCCCCTTCATTCAGGTCGTGCCAACGGGGATTGTGTTCGACGGAACGAAGTTCCTCGTCACCAACCTGGTAGGTTATCCCTTCCCGGCGGGTCTGTCGAAGATTTACCAGGTTGACACAAACGGCACGGTCTCGGTCTACAAGGATGGCTTCACCAGCCTGGTCGACATTATTCTGGGAGCCGACAAACGCCCCATTGTGGTGAGCGTAGCTGAATTTGGTGCGCAGGGGCCAACCCCTAATACGGGTAAAATCCTTAGCACCGTGGGCGGCCAAACGACTACCCTGTTACAGGGCCTGAACTTGCCAACGTCGATCGTTGGTGGGGCGGCCAATACCTATTACTTCAGCAGTCTGGTCGATGGTACAGTGAAAAAGATCACCTACTAA
- a CDS encoding amidophosphoribosyltransferase: MSDAIKHECGIALIRLRKPYQYYIDKYGTALYGANKLYLLMEKQVNRGQDGAGIANIKLDVPPGHRYISRYRSVDQRPVTDIFEKVNKKFRKALKGNKEKAKDAKWLQENIAFTGEVWMGHLRYGTHGANEIENCHPMLRQSNWRSRNLVMAGNFNMTNVDSLFDKLVSLGQHPKDKVDTITVMEKIGHFLDEENQRVFDRFKGIYENPDLSDIIEENLDIQRVLHRSCRDFDGGYAMVGMTGYGGAFVARDPAGIRPAYYYADDEVVVVASEKPAIKTAFNVEYNEIKEVQPGHALIIDKHGEYAEQQFVKPIEKKSCSFERIYFSRATDPDIYNERKTLGKLLVPQILKEIDYDLENTVFSYIPNTAETAFFGMVEGLEEYLYKQRKKAIMDGILFEQELDRVLSFRPRIEKLVSKDVKLRTFITDDSQRDDMVAHVYDTTFEVIKKGKDNVVVVDDSIVRGTTLEKSILRMLDRLGPKKIIIVSSAPQIRFPDCYGIDMSKFKEFVGFRAAMELLRERGQDNIVDEVYAQCVAAIESGNASEQNYVKALFDPFTHDELSRKVAQIVTPSDLKAEVAVVYQTVENLHKACPNHSGDWYFTGNYPTPGGNNVVNKAFVNFMEGKLVRAY, translated from the coding sequence ATGAGCGACGCCATCAAACATGAGTGCGGTATTGCCCTAATCCGGCTCCGCAAACCGTACCAGTACTACATCGATAAGTACGGTACCGCCCTCTACGGGGCCAATAAGCTTTACCTGCTTATGGAAAAGCAGGTGAACCGGGGTCAGGACGGAGCCGGTATCGCCAACATCAAACTCGACGTACCGCCCGGACATCGCTACATCAGCCGCTACCGGTCTGTAGATCAACGTCCGGTTACCGACATCTTCGAGAAAGTCAACAAAAAATTCAGGAAAGCACTCAAGGGTAATAAAGAGAAAGCCAAAGACGCTAAGTGGCTCCAGGAGAACATCGCCTTTACCGGTGAGGTCTGGATGGGACACCTGCGCTACGGTACCCACGGTGCCAACGAGATTGAGAACTGCCATCCTATGCTGCGGCAAAGCAACTGGCGCAGCCGGAACCTGGTTATGGCCGGCAATTTCAACATGACCAACGTCGACAGTTTATTCGACAAGCTCGTGTCGCTGGGTCAGCACCCGAAGGACAAGGTAGATACCATTACGGTAATGGAAAAAATCGGCCACTTCCTGGACGAAGAAAACCAGCGGGTGTTTGACCGGTTTAAGGGCATTTACGAAAACCCGGATCTGTCGGATATTATTGAGGAAAACCTGGATATTCAGCGCGTACTGCACCGGTCGTGCCGTGACTTCGATGGTGGCTATGCCATGGTGGGGATGACGGGCTATGGCGGTGCTTTCGTGGCACGTGATCCGGCCGGTATTCGTCCTGCGTACTACTACGCCGATGACGAAGTGGTTGTCGTTGCGTCGGAAAAGCCCGCGATCAAAACGGCTTTTAACGTCGAATACAACGAAATAAAGGAAGTTCAGCCCGGTCACGCGCTTATCATCGACAAGCATGGTGAATACGCTGAACAGCAGTTTGTGAAGCCCATCGAGAAAAAATCCTGTAGTTTCGAACGGATCTACTTCTCCCGCGCTACTGATCCCGACATTTACAACGAGCGCAAAACACTCGGCAAACTGCTGGTACCGCAAATTCTGAAAGAGATCGATTACGATCTTGAAAATACCGTCTTTTCCTACATTCCGAATACGGCTGAAACTGCCTTCTTCGGCATGGTTGAGGGCCTCGAAGAATACCTGTACAAGCAGCGTAAGAAAGCCATCATGGATGGTATTCTGTTTGAGCAGGAGCTTGATCGTGTACTGTCATTCCGACCCCGGATCGAAAAACTGGTGTCTAAAGACGTGAAGTTGCGGACGTTTATTACCGACGACTCCCAGCGCGACGACATGGTAGCGCACGTGTATGACACGACCTTCGAGGTTATCAAGAAGGGAAAAGATAATGTGGTTGTGGTCGATGATTCTATCGTTCGTGGAACGACGCTTGAGAAGAGTATCCTGCGTATGCTGGACCGGCTCGGCCCCAAAAAGATCATTATCGTCTCGTCGGCACCGCAAATTCGCTTCCCCGACTGCTACGGTATCGATATGTCGAAATTTAAGGAGTTTGTTGGCTTCAGGGCGGCCATGGAACTGCTGCGCGAACGCGGTCAGGACAACATTGTCGACGAAGTGTATGCGCAGTGCGTAGCCGCCATCGAATCGGGCAACGCCAGTGAGCAGAACTACGTGAAAGCCCTGTTTGATCCATTTACCCACGATGAGTTGTCGCGCAAGGTTGCTCAGATCGTTACGCCATCTGACCTCAAAGCGGAAGTTGCCGTCGTGTACCAAACAGTAGAAAATCTGCACAAAGCCTGTCCGAACCACTCGGGCGACTGGTATTTTACGGGTAACTACCCTACACCGGGTGGCAACAATGTTGTAAATAAAGCCTTTGTGAATTTTATGGAAGGCAAGCTGGTACGGGCGTACTAA
- a CDS encoding (2Fe-2S) ferredoxin domain-containing protein encodes MKYKKHVFICANQKEAPKKSCGTEHGLALVDAFKAALAERGLLKEMRAQRTSCLDACAFGPALVVYPEGTYYGNVQLSDVAEIVESHLVNDQPVERLKLDY; translated from the coding sequence ATGAAGTATAAAAAACACGTATTTATCTGTGCTAATCAGAAAGAGGCCCCCAAGAAAAGCTGCGGTACAGAACACGGGCTGGCTCTAGTTGACGCGTTCAAAGCCGCGCTGGCCGAGCGGGGTTTATTGAAAGAAATGCGGGCGCAGCGCACAAGTTGCCTCGACGCCTGTGCCTTCGGTCCGGCGCTGGTGGTATATCCCGAGGGGACGTACTACGGTAATGTGCAGCTGTCCGACGTTGCCGAAATTGTGGAGAGCCACCTGGTTAACGACCAGCCCGTTGAGCGGCTCAAGCTGGACTATTGA